In a genomic window of Desulforegulaceae bacterium:
- a CDS encoding TIGR01777 family oxidoreductase yields MIIFEKKTKLKFTKKEVFNFHENPGALKRLSPPWQKISVKLHKGGIKKGAKVKMHLYDPVKITWKAKHTEYIKNKYFEDIQTFGPFSKWKHKHIFKEDENGFCEMTDRVEFKLFFHFITFPLFKKIILKKLNTIFQLRHKILKRDLEINSKFKGKKIFLISGSGGVLGNLLIPRLTTAGHEVKKLVRRLPKNGNEFYWNPDKNLIDKKAFTNTDVVINLSGEPIAQGYWTKKKKKKIVSSRKNTATLLAKTINSLENPPSIFISSSATGFYGNKGNELLNETSGIGDLFISKVCKIWEDSALLCTNKKTRTIILRTGVVLTPEGGALPIILKGFYSGLAAIPGSGNQYLSWISHEDWINGVYHIVFNEKIKGYVNLCSNNPVTFNQLMTDISTSIKLPFYFRIPSFIIKVFMGQKGYETVLCGAKVFPDKLLANNFKFFHNTPKEAIDEMLGKESLK; encoded by the coding sequence ATGATCATATTTGAAAAAAAAACAAAGCTTAAATTCACTAAAAAAGAAGTTTTTAATTTCCATGAAAATCCTGGAGCCTTGAAAAGACTTTCCCCTCCCTGGCAGAAAATTTCTGTTAAATTACACAAAGGAGGAATTAAAAAAGGCGCAAAAGTTAAAATGCATCTTTATGATCCTGTAAAAATTACCTGGAAAGCAAAGCACACTGAATATATAAAAAACAAATATTTTGAAGATATTCAAACTTTTGGACCTTTTTCAAAGTGGAAACACAAGCATATTTTCAAAGAAGATGAAAATGGCTTTTGCGAAATGACAGACCGGGTTGAATTTAAACTTTTTTTTCATTTCATAACTTTTCCTTTATTTAAAAAAATTATATTAAAAAAACTTAATACAATTTTTCAACTCAGGCATAAAATTCTTAAAAGAGATCTTGAGATAAACTCTAAATTTAAAGGTAAAAAAATCTTTCTTATAAGTGGTTCTGGAGGAGTCCTTGGAAACCTTCTTATTCCAAGACTTACAACAGCTGGCCATGAGGTGAAAAAGCTTGTCAGAAGACTTCCTAAAAATGGAAATGAATTCTACTGGAATCCTGATAAAAATTTAATAGATAAAAAAGCCTTTACAAATACAGATGTTGTCATAAATCTTTCAGGAGAACCAATTGCCCAGGGGTATTGGACAAAAAAGAAAAAGAAAAAAATTGTTTCAAGCAGAAAAAACACAGCTACCCTTTTAGCAAAAACAATAAACAGCCTTGAAAACCCTCCAAGCATTTTTATTTCATCTTCTGCAACGGGCTTTTACGGAAATAAAGGTAATGAATTGTTAAACGAAACCTCAGGAATCGGTGACCTTTTTATTTCCAAAGTCTGTAAAATCTGGGAAGACTCTGCCTTACTATGTACAAACAAAAAAACAAGAACAATTATTCTAAGAACAGGGGTTGTTCTCACCCCTGAAGGAGGGGCTCTTCCAATTATTTTAAAGGGATTTTATTCAGGGCTTGCAGCTATTCCAGGCTCGGGAAACCAGTATCTAAGTTGGATTTCACATGAAGATTGGATAAACGGGGTTTACCATATAGTTTTTAACGAAAAAATCAAAGGATATGTAAATCTTTGCTCAAACAATCCTGTGACATTCAATCAACTTATGACTGACATTTCAACTTCTATTAAACTCCCTTTTTACTTTAGAATTCCATCTTTTATAATCAAAGTTTTTATGGGCCAAAAAGGATATGAAACTGTTTTATGCGGAGCAAAGGTTTTTCCTGATAAACTTCTTGCAAATAACTTTAAATTTTTTCATAACACTCCAAAGGAAGCTATTGATGAAATGCTTGGAAAGGAAAGCCTAAAATGA
- a CDS encoding Na(+)/H(+) antiporter subunit D yields MTQVSFLMHPASVFFIAAFFMPWFKKNNLMKPVLVLVPVIAMFQINFLPSEFGNISYLGLDLVLGRVDKLSYIFLNVFTLMSLIAGIYSSYSDGWEQRAAAFVYGGSALGVTLAGDYLTLFIFWELMAFSSVFLIWYRKKRQSHKAGLRYLIIHVTGGLFLLAGIIIRHSEVGNFLFVPIVPEAATFGDYLIMIGFMVNAAVPPLHAWLTDAYPEATVIGAVYMCAYTTKTAVYVLARGFAGFEILVVLGAVMTLYGVFYAVIENDARRILSYHIVSQVGYMVCAVGIGTTMAINGACAHAYAHILYKALLFMGVGSVLEMTGKSKLSELGGLYSKMPITLILTVIGGIAISGFPLTSGFISKSMIITAAGDEHRIFIMLMLLLASVGTFLSVGIKLPYFIWFHKAKPSVPDVKEAHLPMIGGMSIAAFFCIMMGFYPDFLYNMLPFEVNYQPYTMYHISETLQIIGFTGLGFYLMRKKLVPEDKINLDIDWFYRKAANPFKHFCEGPLSKINDIVGDIYKTIGTRSAMMFAKAMSWFDWNGIDYVIDGSAKETLNLGDKVRMITTGKIQQYIGAAVLVLFAVLIVIVLI; encoded by the coding sequence ATGACACAGGTTTCATTTTTAATGCATCCTGCATCAGTATTTTTTATTGCAGCTTTTTTTATGCCCTGGTTTAAAAAAAACAATTTAATGAAGCCTGTGCTTGTACTGGTGCCTGTAATTGCAATGTTTCAGATAAACTTTCTTCCGTCAGAATTTGGAAATATAAGTTATCTTGGACTGGATCTTGTTTTAGGAAGAGTTGATAAGCTCAGCTATATATTTTTAAATGTATTTACGCTTATGTCTCTTATAGCTGGGATTTACAGTTCCTACTCAGATGGGTGGGAGCAGCGTGCAGCAGCTTTTGTTTATGGGGGCAGTGCTCTTGGAGTTACTCTGGCAGGAGATTATCTTACGCTTTTTATCTTCTGGGAGCTTATGGCTTTTTCTTCTGTTTTTCTTATCTGGTACAGAAAAAAAAGACAATCCCACAAAGCGGGTTTGAGGTATTTGATTATCCATGTAACAGGAGGTCTTTTCCTTCTTGCCGGAATAATTATAAGACATAGTGAAGTGGGTAATTTTTTGTTTGTTCCAATAGTGCCTGAAGCAGCAACATTTGGTGACTATCTGATCATGATAGGTTTTATGGTGAATGCGGCTGTACCACCTCTTCACGCCTGGCTTACAGATGCCTATCCCGAAGCTACAGTTATTGGTGCAGTATATATGTGTGCTTATACTACAAAAACAGCGGTTTATGTCCTTGCAAGAGGATTTGCCGGATTTGAAATTCTTGTGGTTCTAGGTGCGGTAATGACACTTTACGGTGTTTTTTATGCTGTAATAGAAAACGATGCCAGAAGAATTTTGTCATATCATATTGTTTCCCAGGTCGGATATATGGTTTGTGCAGTAGGAATAGGTACTACCATGGCAATCAACGGTGCATGTGCCCATGCCTATGCTCATATCCTCTATAAAGCCCTGCTTTTCATGGGAGTTGGCTCAGTTCTTGAGATGACAGGAAAATCCAAACTTTCAGAGTTGGGTGGTCTTTATTCCAAAATGCCCATAACTCTCATATTAACTGTGATAGGCGGAATAGCAATTTCAGGATTTCCACTTACAAGCGGATTTATAAGCAAGTCAATGATTATAACTGCAGCAGGTGATGAACACAGGATATTTATCATGCTCATGCTTCTCCTGGCTTCTGTTGGGACCTTTCTTTCAGTTGGTATCAAACTTCCTTATTTTATCTGGTTTCACAAAGCAAAACCTTCTGTTCCAGATGTAAAGGAAGCTCATCTTCCTATGATAGGCGGAATGTCAATAGCAGCTTTCTTTTGCATAATGATGGGTTTTTATCCTGATTTTCTTTACAATATGCTTCCCTTTGAAGTTAATTATCAACCTTATACAATGTATCATATTTCCGAAACTTTACAGATAATCGGATTTACAGGTCTTGGTTTTTATCTCATGCGGAAAAAGCTGGTTCCTGAAGATAAAATCAATCTTGATATTGACTGGTTTTACAGAAAAGCTGCCAATCCTTTTAAACACTTCTGCGAAGGACCTTTGTCAAAAATCAATGACATTGTTGGCGACATTTACAAAACCATAGGAACAAGATCTGCAATGATGTTTGCCAAGGCAATGTCCTGGTTTGACTGGAACGGAATAGATTATGTGATAGATGGAAGTGCAAAAGAGACTCTAAACCTTGGAGACAAGGTTAGAATGATTACCACAGGCAAAATTCAGCAATATATAGGAGCTGCTGTTTTAGTTCTATTTGCTGTCCTTATAGTAATTGTGCTTATTTAA
- a CDS encoding alpha/beta hydrolase: MIAKSKFKYLPSEKFLEIKEKIIRWKKFLSYYENGSYNIKEIRKNALIAAKNIKNNTPGNVFKFSNSRLEWVRESSQNSKVNILYIHGGGFIAGSLDNHRPFAKILSKKLNANVLMVDYPLAPENKYPTQLNEVLKSFEFMKENSSKFFFNGILGDSAGANLGLAAILELNKNQRLKPDFGIFLSGFFDLCLKNTSIEENKIKDFVLTREFLEFCVKSYSGEGKKLKKSSLSPVYGDFNSSCDLFFQVGTEEILMEDSINCHNKAVESNVDSTLSIWPLMMHSFQSYYSCFPEADFAIRELSAFIEKSISKPG; this comes from the coding sequence ATGATTGCCAAGTCAAAATTTAAATATTTACCTTCTGAGAAGTTTTTAGAAATTAAAGAAAAAATTATCAGATGGAAAAAGTTTTTAAGTTATTATGAAAACGGCTCTTATAATATCAAGGAAATAAGAAAAAACGCCTTAATTGCTGCAAAAAATATTAAAAACAACACTCCTGGAAATGTTTTTAAATTTTCAAACTCCCGTCTTGAATGGGTTAGAGAATCTAGTCAAAATTCAAAAGTTAATATTTTATACATTCACGGGGGAGGATTTATTGCAGGTTCTCTTGACAACCATAGGCCGTTTGCAAAAATTTTGTCAAAGAAACTTAACGCCAATGTTTTAATGGTTGATTATCCCCTTGCACCTGAAAACAAATATCCCACACAATTAAATGAAGTATTAAAATCTTTTGAATTTATGAAAGAAAATTCTTCAAAGTTTTTTTTTAATGGAATTTTAGGAGACTCTGCAGGAGCAAATTTAGGGCTTGCTGCGATTTTAGAATTAAATAAAAATCAAAGATTAAAACCAGATTTCGGTATTTTTTTATCTGGGTTTTTTGACCTTTGTCTTAAAAACACCTCAATTGAAGAAAACAAAATTAAAGATTTTGTATTAACTCGAGAGTTTTTGGAGTTTTGTGTAAAGTCTTATTCAGGTGAAGGAAAAAAATTGAAAAAATCAAGCCTATCTCCTGTTTATGGAGATTTTAATTCCTCATGCGATCTTTTTTTTCAGGTTGGAACAGAGGAAATTCTTATGGAAGATTCTATCAATTGTCACAATAAAGCTGTTGAAAGTAATGTTGATTCAACATTATCAATCTGGCCTTTGATGATGCATTCGTTTCAAAGTTATTATTCATGTTTTCCAGAAGCAGATTTTGCAATCAGGGAACTTAGTGCTTTTATTGAAAAATCAATTTCAAAACCTGGTTGA
- a CDS encoding NADH-quinone oxidoreductase subunit N, with protein sequence MNLLLFLPELVLISMILFFFFGSLGEKNKFASDKSALFFAFFALLAALASLNANGELFSGYYRIDLYSQTFKVLILAAFFLVLLLGRGIKGIKKEISPEYLMFLSISTFGLTAITSAAELITIVLCLEISSFSLYIAIPFRSDDSTKIHYEAGLKYILFGAVSTAVTLFGMSYIFGLCHTTVLKELFTVLPSMLNESPAGIIGFVLMLTGFFFKLALFPMHFWTPDIYEGSSNETAAYIATLPKLAGLALIIRFVALSGVQSGEIILVLTVLAALSMTLGNLSALVQKDIKRLIAYSTIAHAGYVMIGVLSAGTEGFSSSVYYIAGYVLMSIALFFVIYNVSENGENISFESLKGLSKRSPFLAFTLALAAFGMAGIPPTVGFTTKLMVFTSAIAKGYYAIVIIGVINAGISAYYYLKLVRAAYTLGDNSEPRFSIGFGKASFAILINLGILVTGVYPEPIISRAVEAVKYIFI encoded by the coding sequence ATGAATTTACTTTTATTTCTTCCTGAACTGGTACTAATCTCAATGATTTTATTCTTTTTCTTTGGTTCCCTTGGAGAAAAGAATAAGTTTGCATCGGATAAATCAGCCCTTTTTTTTGCATTTTTTGCATTATTGGCAGCTTTAGCTTCCCTCAATGCAAATGGAGAGCTTTTTTCTGGCTATTATCGAATAGATCTTTATTCCCAAACTTTTAAGGTATTAATTCTTGCTGCTTTTTTTCTTGTTCTTCTTCTGGGCAGAGGAATCAAAGGAATAAAAAAAGAGATATCTCCTGAGTATCTAATGTTTCTTTCAATAAGTACCTTTGGCCTTACTGCCATCACAAGTGCAGCTGAGCTTATCACTATTGTTTTATGTCTTGAGATATCTTCATTTTCCCTTTACATTGCAATACCTTTTAGATCAGATGATTCCACAAAAATACACTATGAAGCAGGGCTTAAATATATTCTTTTTGGAGCAGTTTCAACAGCTGTCACCCTTTTTGGAATGAGTTATATTTTTGGTCTTTGCCATACCACAGTATTAAAAGAGCTTTTCACAGTTCTTCCATCTATGTTAAATGAATCTCCAGCTGGAATTATTGGCTTTGTTTTAATGCTTACAGGTTTTTTCTTTAAGCTTGCACTTTTTCCCATGCATTTTTGGACTCCTGATATTTATGAAGGATCTTCCAATGAAACTGCAGCTTATATTGCAACTCTTCCAAAACTTGCAGGTCTAGCACTGATTATCAGATTCGTAGCTCTTTCAGGTGTTCAGTCAGGAGAAATAATTTTAGTTCTCACTGTGCTTGCAGCACTTTCAATGACACTTGGTAATCTTTCAGCTCTAGTTCAAAAAGATATAAAAAGACTTATTGCCTATTCAACCATTGCCCATGCAGGTTATGTGATGATTGGTGTATTGAGTGCTGGAACTGAAGGTTTTTCTTCTTCAGTTTATTATATTGCAGGTTATGTCCTTATGAGCATTGCTTTGTTCTTTGTAATCTATAATGTTTCTGAAAACGGGGAAAATATTAGCTTTGAATCATTAAAAGGATTAAGTAAAAGATCTCCTTTTCTTGCTTTCACCCTTGCTCTTGCAGCATTTGGAATGGCCGGAATCCCGCCTACAGTAGGTTTTACAACCAAGTTGATGGTATTTACCTCTGCAATTGCAAAAGGTTATTATGCAATTGTTATTATCGGTGTGATAAATGCAGGCATTTCAGCTTATTATTATTTAAAACTTGTAAGAGCAGCCTATACTTTGGGTGATAATAGCGAACCTAGGTTTTCAATTGGGTTTGGAAAGGCTTCTTTTGCTATTTTGATTAATCTTGGAATTTTAGTTACAGGGGTTTATCCCGAGCCAATAATCTCACGAGCAGTAGAAGCTGTTAAGTATATTTTTATTTAG
- a CDS encoding NADH-quinone oxidoreductase subunit J, giving the protein MLIYYYIAEVLFFAFVVLTFFGGILAVKSKLIIHSVLGLAVCFLGVAGLYFYLGSPFLSMMQILIYVGAICIVLVFGVMVGYTPTQIAEKHLKGKNLVLAVLAGVSVFSLMTALIFRTEFVPALNKTGDFSMERLGRSLLYDYCLAFELISLILLAAIVGAIILGKGGRGDN; this is encoded by the coding sequence ATGCTGATTTATTATTATATTGCCGAAGTTTTATTTTTTGCCTTTGTTGTTTTGACTTTTTTTGGCGGAATTTTGGCGGTAAAGTCAAAGCTTATAATTCATTCAGTCCTTGGTCTGGCTGTTTGTTTTCTAGGGGTGGCGGGTCTTTATTTCTATCTTGGATCTCCATTTCTTTCCATGATGCAGATTCTTATTTATGTAGGTGCTATTTGCATAGTGCTTGTTTTTGGAGTAATGGTCGGTTACACCCCAACTCAGATAGCAGAAAAGCATCTTAAAGGAAAAAATTTGGTTCTTGCTGTTTTGGCAGGAGTGTCTGTTTTTAGTTTGATGACAGCATTGATATTTAGAACCGAATTTGTTCCTGCTCTAAATAAAACAGGTGATTTTTCAATGGAGCGGCTAGGCAGATCACTTTTATATGACTATTGCCTGGCATTTGAATTGATTTCTCTAATTTTGCTTGCAGCAATTGTAGGTGCAATAATTCTTGGAAAAGGTGGAAGAGGGGACAATTAA
- a CDS encoding monovalent cation/H+ antiporter subunit D family protein, whose product METVVTAKLMITIMLPVLAALWVMFFSGRQNLRDAGAIVGAVLTFGSIALMIAPQVISGGHYSFTLFELVPGVNVSFFIDGLGLMFAGTASFLWIFAAIYCIGYMRGLSEHAQTRFYFCYAVAVCGAMGAAFSANLFTLYLFYEIVSIITYPLVAHHQDKESYEGSKKYIIYLMFTSKAFLLPAMALIYWQCGTLDFATSGIAEGIFSGGVSKGLIIAIYFLCLFGFAKAAIMPFHSWLPSAMVAPTPVSALLHAVVVVKVGVFSISRVMLSVFGVNLLSSLNLGLITAYIVSFTILTASMIALSKTDLKARLAYSTVSQLSYIILGVAMLTPNSITGGLIHITNHAFAKITLFFCAGAIFVATNKKDIRDMKGVAYQMPFTITAFGLAILSMIGVPPAGGFVTKWFLALGTLDINNMILLTVLMLSSFLNACYFVPIFLRSFSRMPESNINLEKSPLIAMMVVPLFITAVISVCIGIWPDLFLKIINLLVDTI is encoded by the coding sequence ATGGAAACAGTTGTAACCGCTAAACTGATGATAACAATAATGTTGCCTGTCCTGGCCGCCTTGTGGGTAATGTTTTTTTCCGGAAGGCAAAATTTAAGGGATGCTGGTGCCATAGTCGGAGCTGTCTTGACTTTTGGTTCCATAGCTTTAATGATTGCTCCTCAAGTTATTTCAGGAGGTCATTACTCTTTTACTCTTTTTGAACTTGTTCCAGGTGTCAATGTTTCTTTTTTCATTGACGGACTTGGTCTTATGTTTGCAGGAACAGCTTCCTTTTTGTGGATTTTTGCAGCAATCTACTGCATAGGATATATGAGAGGGCTTTCGGAACACGCACAGACAAGGTTTTATTTTTGCTATGCAGTCGCAGTTTGTGGTGCAATGGGTGCTGCTTTTTCAGCCAACCTTTTTACCCTTTATCTGTTTTATGAAATAGTATCAATTATTACATATCCTCTTGTTGCCCATCATCAGGACAAAGAATCCTATGAGGGATCAAAGAAATATATTATTTATTTGATGTTTACCTCAAAAGCATTCCTTCTTCCTGCCATGGCTCTTATTTATTGGCAGTGCGGAACTCTTGACTTTGCAACTTCAGGTATAGCTGAGGGTATTTTTTCAGGTGGTGTTTCAAAAGGCCTTATAATAGCGATTTACTTTTTGTGCCTTTTTGGTTTTGCAAAAGCTGCGATCATGCCTTTTCACAGCTGGCTTCCTTCTGCCATGGTTGCTCCTACTCCGGTATCAGCACTTTTACATGCGGTTGTTGTTGTAAAAGTCGGTGTTTTTTCAATTTCAAGAGTGATGCTTTCAGTTTTTGGAGTAAATCTTTTATCTTCACTTAATCTTGGCCTTATCACAGCCTATATAGTTTCTTTTACCATTCTGACTGCGTCAATGATTGCATTATCCAAAACAGATTTAAAGGCAAGGCTTGCATATTCAACTGTAAGTCAGCTTTCATATATAATTCTTGGGGTTGCTATGCTTACCCCTAATTCTATTACAGGTGGTTTAATTCATATTACAAACCATGCTTTTGCAAAAATCACTTTGTTTTTCTGTGCAGGAGCAATTTTTGTTGCTACAAACAAAAAAGATATAAGAGACATGAAAGGGGTTGCATACCAGATGCCTTTTACAATAACGGCTTTTGGTCTTGCAATTTTAAGTATGATTGGTGTTCCTCCTGCCGGAGGATTTGTTACCAAATGGTTTCTTGCCCTTGGAACTCTGGATATAAATAATATGATTTTACTGACTGTACTTATGTTGAGTTCTTTTTTAAATGCCTGCTATTTTGTGCCTATATTTTTAAGATCTTTTTCCAGGATGCCGGAGTCAAATATAAATCTTGAGAAGTCCCCCTTAATTGCAATGATGGTGGTTCCTCTTTTTATAACAGCGGTAATTTCTGTATGTATAGGTATATGGCCCGATCTTTTCCTTAAAATCATTAACCTTCTGGTGGATACAATATGA
- the nuoK gene encoding NADH-quinone oxidoreductase subunit NuoK, with the protein MFFSQTLETYLLIAVFLFVTGLYGMIQHRSFVGMLISAELVLNSAALNFMAFNRFTAPDPAVGQVFTLFIMGIAAAEVAIAISMVLAVYRRYKCDDPDNVHEMKH; encoded by the coding sequence ATGTTTTTCAGCCAAACTTTGGAAACATATTTGCTGATAGCCGTTTTTTTGTTTGTTACAGGACTTTACGGAATGATTCAGCACAGATCTTTTGTGGGTATGCTGATTTCGGCTGAGCTTGTGCTGAATTCTGCAGCATTGAACTTTATGGCTTTCAACAGGTTTACAGCTCCAGATCCAGCTGTTGGTCAGGTTTTTACCTTATTTATAATGGGGATTGCCGCAGCTGAGGTAGCAATTGCAATAAGTATGGTTCTTGCAGTTTACAGGCGCTATAAATGTGATGATCCAGACAATGTACATGAAATGAAACATTAA
- a CDS encoding NADH-quinone oxidoreductase subunit M codes for MEQFLIFDNVSYPVLSMLVFTPILGAIGLFFINSQYMMKIWGLFITLLTAVISIPLYTRFDTTTAKYQFAELYQWFPTINLNYVLGIDGISVLLVILTTFVMPLCILCSWNYIDKRIREFLFVILIMEAAMIGVFVSLNTVLFYIFWEAMLIPMYLLIAVWGGTRKDYASIKFFLYTLIASIFLLVAIIALYINTGTFFIPELMGRNFAFSFQLWVFLACAIAFAVKVPMFPLHTWLPAAHVEAPTAGSVILAAVLLKMGGYGFLRLCLPITPLATQACVPYLIALSLASIIFGGYLALGQNDIKKLIAYSSVGHMGFVTLGIFVLNTAGLKGAMLQMINHGITTGALFICIGIIYERTQSRDLKVNSAIGMFMPIYVTFLGIFSLSSLAFPGTNSFVGEFLVLVGAFKKSKLVGAIAIPGAVLAAAYMLRLLQKMVWADSDGHKHGDGSERGLFDLDLREKLTLAFLTFFVFWIGLNPEPLLNIMDESINHLLIQYNDGITQAVDSSEGLNHALKTVKCFIAG; via the coding sequence ATGGAACAGTTTTTAATTTTTGACAATGTTTCTTACCCGGTTTTATCGATGCTTGTATTTACTCCAATTCTTGGAGCGATAGGGCTGTTTTTCATCAATTCTCAGTATATGATGAAAATATGGGGACTTTTTATTACACTTCTCACAGCTGTGATATCAATTCCTCTTTATACCCGTTTCGATACAACTACAGCAAAATATCAATTTGCTGAGCTTTACCAATGGTTTCCAACCATAAATCTGAATTATGTGCTGGGTATAGATGGAATCAGTGTTCTTCTTGTTATTTTAACGACTTTTGTTATGCCTCTTTGTATTCTTTGTTCATGGAACTATATAGACAAACGAATCAGAGAGTTCCTTTTTGTAATCCTTATAATGGAAGCTGCAATGATTGGAGTTTTTGTTTCCCTTAACACAGTGTTATTTTATATATTTTGGGAAGCAATGCTTATTCCAATGTATCTTCTTATTGCAGTCTGGGGAGGCACAAGAAAAGATTATGCTTCAATTAAGTTTTTTTTATACACATTGATTGCAAGTATTTTCCTCCTTGTTGCAATAATTGCCCTTTATATAAATACAGGAACTTTTTTCATACCTGAACTTATGGGAAGAAATTTTGCTTTTTCATTTCAGCTTTGGGTTTTTCTTGCATGTGCCATTGCTTTTGCAGTTAAGGTTCCCATGTTTCCTTTGCACACATGGCTTCCGGCAGCTCATGTTGAAGCACCTACAGCAGGAAGTGTAATTCTTGCAGCTGTTCTTCTCAAAATGGGTGGATACGGGTTTTTAAGATTATGTCTTCCCATAACTCCCCTTGCTACTCAAGCCTGTGTACCTTACTTAATTGCTCTTTCACTGGCTTCTATAATTTTTGGGGGGTATCTTGCTCTTGGGCAAAATGACATTAAAAAACTTATTGCTTACTCAAGTGTAGGGCATATGGGTTTTGTAACACTTGGTATTTTTGTTTTAAATACCGCTGGTCTTAAAGGTGCAATGCTTCAGATGATAAATCATGGTATTACAACTGGTGCTTTGTTTATTTGTATTGGAATAATTTATGAAAGAACCCAGAGCAGGGATCTTAAAGTCAACTCTGCCATAGGAATGTTTATGCCGATTTATGTAACATTTCTTGGAATTTTTTCTCTTTCATCCCTGGCATTTCCAGGAACAAACAGTTTTGTAGGTGAATTTTTGGTTCTTGTGGGAGCTTTCAAAAAAAGCAAACTTGTGGGTGCAATTGCAATTCCAGGAGCTGTGCTTGCAGCAGCTTATATGCTTAGATTGCTTCAGAAAATGGTCTGGGCTGACAGTGACGGGCATAAGCATGGAGACGGCAGCGAAAGAGGCTTGTTTGATCTTGATTTAAGAGAGAAACTGACTCTGGCATTTTTAACTTTCTTTGTTTTCTGGATAGGTCTTAATCCAGAACCTCTTTTAAATATAATGGATGAAAGCATAAATCATCTTTTAATCCAATATAATGACGGAATAACTCAGGCTGTTGATTCTTCTGAAGGTCTGAATCATGCTTTAAAAACTGTTAAATGTTTTATTGCAGGATGA
- a CDS encoding EFR1 family ferrodoxin (N-terminal region resembles flavodoxins. C-terminal ferrodoxin region binds two 4Fe-4S clusters.): MNIKINSIYFSPTKTTKTIVSALSEKLSKSINNSNSVNSIDITLPKARKNHLNFDKNELIILGIPVYAGRVPNVLLDYLNSIKGNNTPAIAIVLYGNRNYDDALIELKDIMESNRFIVIGGGAFIGQHSFSKILGGNRPDKSDMEIVDKFAKQVHSKLKKSTIYNKIQVKGNRPYRPYYLVKDENNNPLYDFRKIKPKTKDNCIDCKICVDVCPMGSIDPDNVSSVKGICIKCCACIKECPVEAKHFDSPDFIKHKEELELEFLERKEPELFI, encoded by the coding sequence ATGAATATTAAAATTAACTCAATTTATTTCAGCCCAACAAAGACCACAAAAACAATTGTTTCAGCCCTTTCCGAAAAATTATCAAAATCAATCAACAATTCAAACTCTGTAAACTCAATAGATATAACTTTACCAAAAGCAAGAAAAAACCATTTAAACTTTGACAAAAACGAACTTATAATTTTGGGAATTCCTGTTTATGCCGGCCGGGTTCCTAATGTTCTTCTTGATTATCTTAACTCTATCAAAGGAAATAATACTCCTGCAATTGCAATAGTTTTATATGGAAACCGTAATTATGATGACGCTCTTATAGAACTTAAAGATATAATGGAATCAAACAGGTTTATTGTAATTGGAGGAGGCGCTTTTATAGGTCAGCATTCTTTTTCTAAAATCCTAGGCGGCAATAGGCCTGACAAGTCTGATATGGAAATTGTTGATAAATTTGCAAAACAAGTTCACTCAAAACTTAAAAAGTCAACTATTTATAATAAAATTCAGGTCAAGGGAAATAGACCCTATAGACCCTACTATCTTGTAAAAGATGAAAACAATAATCCTTTATATGATTTCAGAAAAATCAAACCAAAAACAAAGGATAATTGTATTGATTGTAAAATCTGTGTTGATGTTTGCCCCATGGGTTCAATAGATCCAGACAATGTTTCTTCTGTCAAAGGAATTTGCATTAAATGTTGTGCCTGCATCAAAGAATGTCCTGTAGAAGCCAAACACTTTGATTCTCCTGATTTTATAAAACATAAGGAAGAATTGGAGCTGGAATTCCTGGAAAGAAAAGAGCCCGAACTTTTTATTTGA
- a CDS encoding pancreas/duodenum homeobox protein 1, with the protein MTEIEKIFSSEVLNEIFPSEKSDKFFEALFGDTEDGAYDISLKFREENGQEIVFDFNLDQRPGKCLVCSLTYGLPTVFAKHPVININEIVEKIASKIGKSDLKPEWELGKTISLSKEKHLIPLRLKFN; encoded by the coding sequence ATGACTGAAATTGAAAAGATTTTTTCTTCTGAAGTTTTAAATGAAATCTTTCCATCCGAAAAATCCGATAAATTTTTTGAAGCTCTTTTCGGTGATACCGAAGATGGAGCATATGATATTTCACTTAAGTTTAGGGAAGAAAATGGTCAAGAAATTGTTTTTGACTTCAACCTTGATCAAAGGCCGGGTAAATGTCTTGTATGCAGCCTTACTTACGGTTTACCAACGGTTTTTGCCAAGCATCCTGTAATTAATATAAATGAAATTGTAGAAAAAATAGCCTCAAAAATCGGGAAGTCAGATCTCAAACCTGAATGGGAGCTGGGCAAAACAATTTCATTAAGCAAAGAAAAGCATCTCATCCCCCTCCGCCTGAAATTTAATTAG